The Candidatus Izemoplasmatales bacterium genome has a window encoding:
- a CDS encoding MFS transporter — translation MVLLLVIIYLAFISLGLPDALFGVSWPVVHEEFGLDVGFASVVTVIVVVGTVWTSFFAGRIIRRFGTGRVTAVSVGLTALGLGGISFSTSIWMTIASSIPLGIGAGAVDP, via the coding sequence ATGGTCCTGCTCCTCGTCATCATCTATCTGGCGTTCATCTCGCTCGGCCTGCCCGACGCGCTTTTCGGCGTTTCCTGGCCGGTCGTCCACGAGGAATTCGGACTCGACGTCGGCTTCGCCTCGGTCGTGACCGTGATCGTCGTCGTCGGAACCGTCTGGACCAGTTTCTTCGCCGGCCGGATCATCCGCCGCTTCGGCACCGGGAGGGTGACCGCGGTCTCCGTCGGACTCACCGCCCTCGGTCTCGGCGGGATCTCCTTCTCCACTTCGATCTGGATGACGATCGCATCCTCGATCCCGCTCGGGATCGGGGCCGGAGCCGTCGATCCC